GATGATCAAAGCGAAGAGCATCTTTTTTTGCCAATGTGTCTGAATGACTGTCATTGCGAGCGAAGCGAAGCAATCGCCTGAAATTAAGCGCCTGAGTGCCAGGCGATTGCCACGTCGCTGCGCTCCTCGCAATGACAACGATTAAGTTAGTTGCTGAATGGTGGATTCCTAGCTGTTCGCGGACGTTTTCCGTCAACATGGGTCGGCAGAGACGCCGACCTCCACCAGGAAAGTTGAAAGTGGATGCTCTTATTTTAACGCCTATCGGGGTTAGAGGGGATTTTCGTCAAACTTTGAAAGCAAATCGGTATTATGCATGTATAAAGTGCATAATATCCGGAATTCTTGTTCCTCTCGATCGGGGAAGGGATTGCTCGATTCGGAGATTCGTGAGCTATGAATCCCGTAGGCGGTGTGCGTGCTACGCAAGAAAGTTCTGTTAGAGTAGAAACAGGTGAAATCGGCTCTGTAAAACAACCACACGATCATGCTCCAGCACTTGCCTTGTGAATCCTGACAAACGTATTCGCTAAAAGTGGGTGAGAAGCAACATACAGAGGACCAGTCTCGGAGAATTGCCATCTTTTCCATCAATATACAGAGATAAAAAAATGAATGAACTTGCCGATCCAAAGCAACGGGGTCCCAAAAAGACCAGAAAATGGGTGCTCATTGCAGACAAAGTCTCGGACAGAGTCATAACCGTCGGGGGCATCCTGGTAATTGGCGCTGTTTTAGGGATGATGGTGTTCCTCGTTTGGGAGGTATTACCGCTGTTTAAGAAAGGGACTATTGAGTCCCAGACGTTCTTCAAGCCATCGGCAGATCCGAACCCAACTCTCGCTGCCGCGATTGATGATTATGACACCATAGCCGTTTCCATAGATAACGACGGCAAACTGGCCGTTTGGCATCCTACAACAGGAACTCCCCTCCAAGGACGTGCGTTTGATTTCAATGGTAAGAAACTCTCTTCTTTTGCCACAACACTGGACAATGTTCATTTTGCTTTCGGGTTCTCGGACGGAACCGTGCGGTTCGGGCGTATTTGGTTCAAGAATGACATAATTGCTAATGACGATGTACCGAAGGACCTCAAAAAACTTGACGAATTCAGCCGTACGGATGGAAATGCCGTTTTCACGAAGATTTCCGCCGGTCAGTCTCGTAAAGTCTCTCTTCAGACTGAACTGGAAGAAGAGATAAAAGTTTCCGAAGACGGGAAACCGATTTCGCACCTTGATTACGACCTGAGCACAGTGGGGGAGCGCCCGAAAAAAGTCGTAGCTACTCTGGATGCAGATGGAAACGCGACTGTAAGCATCTCAGAGACCAAAATGAATCTTTTTACTCAAACGACTTCCGTCAAAACGGATAAGATCGTTTTACCGTCACTTCCACAGGGTACCGAGATTACCAATGTCCTCACGAACGAACGAGGCGATCAGGCTTTCTTCATTGATAAGAAAGGAAAGATTCTACGCTATAACATCCAGGATTCCGACAAACCTTTTTTGGCCGAGACAGTGCAGATAGGTAAGGAAATCACTGCCAGCACTTTTTTAATGGGTGATACATCACTGGTCATTGGCGGATCGGACGGTTCTGTTTCCATATACTTTGTGCTGCAAAGGGATGTATCAGGCAGCCGCGATGGGATGACCCTCGTCAAGGCTCGCGAATTCTCTCCCCATACATCGGCTGTTACCCGGATTGCAGTGAGTCAGAGAGGTAAGACGTTTGCCACCTGTGATGCACGCGGAGAAATCTGGCTCAGGCATGGCACGAGCATGAAAACCATTTTGAAGGTACCGCCCAGGACCGGCGATGTGTTGTGGGAAGCTTTGACTCTGGCTCCCAGGATGAACGGATTGCTGGCAGTCGCGAGTGACGGAGTGGCGGGCTTCTGGCAATTGGATGCAGCCCACCCGGAAGTATCGCTGCATACCTTGTTCGGAAAAGTGTGGTACGAAGGATATCCGGAGCCCAGTTACACGTGGCAGTCCAGTGGTGCAACCGATGCATTCGAGCCCAAGTTGTCTCTGGTTCCTTTGATTTTCGGTACGCTGAAAGCTACCCTGTATTCACTTTTGTTTGCCATACCTATAGCGTTGCTGGGGGCAATCTATACGTCCGAATTCCTTCCCAGTAATGTTCGGGGCAAAGTGAAACCCGTTATGGAGATCATGGCGAGCATCCCTTCGGTCGTTCTGGGATTTGTGGCGGCTCTCGTCCTGGCTCCAATTGTGGAAAACTGGATTGCAGCAGTACTGTTATCTTTTCTCGTGCTCCCGATGATGCTCGTGCTCGCAGCATTTTTGTGGCAATTGGCTCCCACCTGGATTGCTGTGAGACTCGATGGATTACCGAAATTCGGTGTAATGTTTCTTGTGGTGGGACTCGGTCTATACGTCACGTATCTGATGGGACCGGTCATGGAGAACCTTTTCTTTGACGGGAGTTTTAAATTGTGGCTCAACGGATCGGGCAGCCCGGTTCCGATTCTTTTTGTTCTGTGTCTTCCGTTCACATCGGTTTTCATAAGCTGGTCTTTTTCCCGGTTTTTCGGATTTCGCTTCAGCGGCTATATGCGGACTCTTGTGGAGTATAAGGCTGCTCTTTTGGATCTTTTTCGGTGGTTGGGTATCGCCTTTCTTTCTGCAGCCCTGGCGTACACTGCTGCGCTCATTCTGACTGCACTGGGAGCGGATCCTCGTCCCGGACTGCTCGGCACATACGTCCAGAGAAATACGCTGATTATCGGTTTTGCCATGGGATTCACCGTGATTCCCATTATCTACACACTTGCCGAAGATGCGTTGAATGCTGTGCCCGACCATCTGCGTTCTGCGAGTTTCGGGTGTGGTGCCACTCCGTGGCAAACAGCCCTGTGGATAATCCTCCCCACTGCTTTAAGCGGAGTTTTCTCCGCCATCATGATTGGGATGGGCCGTGCTGTGGGCGAGACGATGATTGTCGTCATGGCTGCCGGGAACACGCCACTTATCGACATGAATATCTTCAGCGGCTTGAGAGCACTTTCTGCCAATATTGCCGTTGAATTACCCGAAGCCCCCAAGGACGGCACTCTGTACAGAGTTCTTTTCTTAACAGCGCTCGTGCTATTTGCCATGACATCGGTCATCAACACGGCTGCAGAGTTGGTACGGCTCCGATTCAGAAAGCGAGCCATGTCGCTTTGAGGAAGAATGCATGAACATCATAAAATCTGCCACGGCATTTGAGGACCGAAACACCAGTGCCGTGACCGAACATGCGGGTCCGGAGACTCGGAAAGTATCGATTCCCACAACGACAACGAAAGACGGCGGCTCTGAGGATCGTATCGAACCGAGAGTCCCGAAGCGATCGCTGATATGGGATTTCAAGGCCCGAGGAGAACCGTTCCTTTGGGGACTGGGTGGGGCGCTCGCTATCGGCATGCTTATGATTGTCGGCTTCATCAGTCTGATTCTCTATAACGGGGTGCCGACTTTCTACCCGAAGCCGATTGAGGCCGTAAGACTCAAGGATGGCACAGCAGTAGCAGGAGAAATTACCCGCTGGGAAACCTTTAAACCGGAACCCGAGTTTCTGGCTAAGCTGGACGAAGAAGCAAAAGCAAAGATCGCCGCGTCCGGCGGTATGATGAAGCGGATTCTCTTCAGGACCGGCAACTTTGATCTGTACAACGAAGATTTCAGGTGGGTTCTTCAGCAGGATATTGCCGAAAAAAGCAATCCTTCAGACATCTTCTTTGTAGAGCGGGTCGAATGGGGGCCTTTTATCGGCACCGTGGAATCCATGAACCTCAATGGCAATGAAATTGACAAGCCCAACATTACGAGAGAATTACTGAATGAGCAGCAGGCCTTAGCAGCAGGCCGTCGTGACCGCATTCGAGATATCGAAAGAAACGAAATCGGCTCCATCAACACTTTGCTCGAAAAAGAAAGACTCAAGCTCAGAAAAGCCGAGTTACGATTCGGTAAGGAAAGTCCCGAATACCATAGGGCGCGAGACGTCTATCAAAGGGAGGCGCAAAAGCTTGAGACTCAATACAGGGATTTGTCCAAAGAAGCTGTAGTAGTAAAAGAGAAAGATGCCAAATTCACGATTACGTTCGCCGATGTTTCCGGAAAGAAAGTTACCATGCGTCTGTCGCAAATCGTGAATTTGTACCCGGCTAATATTCTGACGACAGGCGAAAAACTCAAAGTATACTTTGCCAGATGGTGGGAATTTCTGACTCAAGAGCCTCGGGAAGCAAACACGGAAGGCGGAGTCATGCCGGCAATTTTCGGGACTTTCTGCATGACCGTGCTCATGGCCTTGGCCGTTGCTCCCTTTGGAGTTATTGCCGCCCTATATCTGAGAGAATACGCAAAACAGGGACGTCTGGTATCTATTGTGCGTATCTCCGTTAATAATCTCGCCGGAGTACCATCCATTGTGTATGGCGTGTTCGGGCTCGGATTTTTTGCATATCTGGTTGGAGGATCGTTAGACAATCTTTTCTACCCCGAAAGACTCCCTTCACCCACGTATGGCACGGGAGGACTCCTTTGGGCGTCACTTACTCTCGCTCTCCTTACGGTTCCTGTTGTCATCGTCGCCACAGAGGAAGCACTGGCCGCAGTGCCGCAATCCATGCGAGAGGGCTCACTGGCTTGTGGAGCTTCCAAATGGCAGACGATCAAATGGATCGTCCTGCCGAGAGCTATGCCGGGAATTATGACCGGTCTCATCCTGGCCATGGCAAGGGGGGCCGGTGAAGTCGCCCCATTGATGCTGATCGGAGTCGTCAAAATGGCCCCTGAATTGCCGATCGATCACTTCTTCCCATACATACACCTGGAGAGAAGCTTTATGCATCTCGGCTTCCACATCTATGACGTGGGCTTTCAATCCAGGAACTCTGAAGCGGCAAAACCAATGGTGTTTGTGACCACGTTGCTGCTTATAGCTCTGGTATTTGCGATGAATGCGGCCAGTATCATGATCAGAAACAGGTTGAAACGAAAATTCTACGCGGGACATTTTTAGGAGACATTCATGATGGGACGATCGGACGATAGCAACGGGACTGTGTACCATGTTCGTCCCGGACCTCAAGGGTCGTTGCTGTCAATTGAGGATTTCTCACTGTGGTACGGCCAGGCGCAGGCTCTTTTCGACATAAACATGAAGGTTGAAAAGGGTTTGGTAACTGCTTTGATCGGACCTTCCGGATGCGGAAAATCAACCCTGCTTCGCGCGATAAACCGGATGAACGACCTTATTGCAGGACTCAGCACCGGGGGCAACATTTATCTGGATTCTCTTGATATCTACGGCAGGGACGTGGACGTGATCGGTCTGCGCAAAGTAATGGGGATGGTTTTTCAGAAACCGAACCCGTTTCCCATGTCTATTGCCGATAATGTTTCGTATCCATTGAGAGTGGATGGTATTCGAGACAGAAGAACTCTCCTGGAAACCGTGGAAAAAGCCCTCAAAGGAGCGGCTCTCTGGGACGAAGTCAAAGATCGACTGCATGAAAACGCTTTGGGGCTGTCAGGCGGACAACAGCAACGCTTGTGCATAGCTCGGGCCATTGCCGGAGATCCCGAGGTTCTGCTCATGGATGAACCATGCTCTGCACTGGACCCGGTGGCTACGTCAAAGATCGAAGATCTTATCGATGAACTCAGGGGCCGTTATTCCATAGTGATTGTCACGCACAACATGCAGCAAGCTGCGAGAGTATCAGATAATACAGCATTTATGTACCTCGGGAAATTGATCGAATACGGGGAAACTTCCGTTATTTTCACAAATCCCAAGGTCGAAAAAACCATGGAGTACGTTACCGGCCGTTTCGGTTAATCGGGAGCGGCTCGATCAAGTTATAGCAGTGCCAAAATTAGTGTCCGATTGAAGATAAGGGATATTGGTGGGTGCCGTGCCTCCGTGCCGGCACACATTCAATATAATCAATGATATCAATAGAATGGATCGGCAGAGAGAGACTGTCTCAAAATTCTCGAATGCACAAAAGGCGTGCCACGATTCATCATCCTTGTAGGGGCAGGTCTCGTACCTGCCCTCCCGCAATGACCGGCACGGAGGCCGGTCACTACCGGGCACCCACGAGAGGCGCCCCTACAATCAGGCCGTGAAGATGATGAGAACTTCGTGCCACGATTTGGGAGAAATTTCGACTTTTGAGACACTCTCGGGACGCTGGGACGCCGGTCCCCACTAGTATCTTGTCTTGGAGCATGGGATAAACGTCAGAATTTTCGGCAACCCCCACAGCTATAAAGCTACAACGAAACATAAGAATCCTCTGCAACCTCGCCCGTGGCTTCGCCTCGGGTGAAGTAGAGGCTCCGAGCACATGTTTTTGTCTATTGGAGTGGGCGACTTATCTCCCCCTCCAAGCCTCCCTCATCGTGTCCCGAGAGATACCAATGCGCTTTCATACGCGTAACATCGGGAAGCCGATCAGTCGCCCACTCCGATGGATCTCCTCCGCTACGCACGGCGTAGCCTGACTTCGCTGAGGAGACCCGCCGGAGCGGGCTTCAGCATTGTGGTATGAAGTAGGCGCAGGCCGGCCCCCTCTACTTGTCGTGACCGATGATCTTGCTCAGGCTTTTATCCAGGATGACTACTGCCGTTTGCTCCCAGGAGTCCTCGCCGGGCTAAAGCGCGCCGCACATTGTTCCCATGGGTCCCGACCAAATCCCCAATTTCTTTCCAACGGAACCCTTTTTGCCAGAGGTTTATGGCTCTATCCAGGTCCCATCGCATGTTTGGAGTGGGTCTCGGGTTGTGCAATTTATGGCGCACAAAATGATGCCTGACGGTTCCCGGAGACAACCCCAATTTCTTGTCAATTTCGACCCATTTGAGTCCTTGCTGCCGGAGTTGCTTGGCAGTCCCCACATCCCAGGTCACATGCCGACCGCTTCTTGTGTTTAACGGCCGCCAGCCCCTGTTCTTGAATCCCGAGCGGATGAGGTCTTGTGGCAAGTTCATAATTTGCGCTATTTCGTAAATAGCCTTGCCCTGATCTGCCAAGCTCTTGGCGCGATCCATATCCCAGCGCGGTCTGAAGCCACGCCTGTCAGGAATAATTTTGAAACCACGGCAACGAAGAGCATCATATACCTGCTCACGTTTGAGATGCATGATTTCCGCGATTTCACGACATGTTTTGCCTTGGTTGAGCAGTTCCAAAGCGCGATTCAGATCCCACTGGAGTTTTCTACCAAAGGTCATGACTAATAACTCCATTCCGTTTAGTTTTTCGTGAATACACGAATAGAAATGACAGTAGACATTATGTTAGCCCACCAAAGACGTCGATAAGTCTTCTTCCCCAAGCAGTCGATTCAATAAAATAAATGCGAAATTGCACATTAGTCGTAAATTCAGTGTGGTTGCTCTCACCACAAATATGAAATTAAAAGTTAGCGTATCTTGAAATGTTCTGTCAACAGGAACTTTTGGGTTAATTAACAAGTGAAAACAGTAAACTGCTGCATAATAATCCGCTCATAAAGTCGGGAGGCGTATTTCCGGATGCATTTTTTTTGTAACTCCTATAAGATCGTTTTTCTACATTAATTATTGCACAAGCTGCGTCTCTGTTAATCCTCCTTTATCTGAGATTACCTTAGGTTACAGTTCAGTTTCCCCAGGGCGATGCTGTTCGGAATGGTTGCTGTGTTGCTTCAAAAATCTATGCACGTCCCAGGATTTTCCTGCAGCAGCCCAATCGACAGCACTTTTTCCTTTGTTATCCGTTAGATTGAGGTCTGCCCCATGATGTATAAGCAGATTCACAACGCGTGCATGACCTCTGTAAGCAGCCTTCATAAGTGCAGTGTTTCCGAAGATATTCTTTTGATTTACGTCAGCTCCCGATTCCAGCAATATTCTGCTCAATTCAAATTCCGAGATGAAAGACGTTTTCATGAGCGCCGTGTTACCATATTTGTTCCCTGCATTCGGATCCGCCTTCCAGCGTAGCAGGAGTTTGCACATACCTACATTGCCCTTATTTGCTGCTTTCAAGAGCGGGGTGTCACCGACACTATTCTTTTGATTAACATTGGCGCCGCTCATAAGCAGAATCTTGGCAATAGACTTGTTTCCCAGATCGGCTGCAATCAGGAGCGCACAATTTGAATCAATGTTCGCGGAATTCAAACTGGCTCCTTTTTTTATGAGGAAATCCACCATGTCGATTTGTCCGGCGATAACGGCCCCAAGGAGGGCGGTATTGCCATGAGCATTTTCAGCATTGATATCAGCACCCATCTTCAGGAGCAATGCAGTGATCTTCAAATGTCCTTTGAAAGCAGCTCGCATCAAAGGAGTATTCCCGTATTTGCTGCGCGTATTTACATCCACTCCGGCCTTGAGTAGCAGTTCAACCGCATCCAATTTGCCTTTACTGGCAGCTTTGAGCAGCGCGATGCTCCTGGAATTCGCCTTTATCGTCAAGTCCCCCGATACGAATTCAAATAATCGAGTACTCTCGGCAGACGGTTCACGAAGCAAGTTCGTCACAACAGGAGCATCGATCTCCACGGTTCCTATTCGATATGAACCGCCGGTATCAGGAGAACCGGAGTTTCCGTTTTCCTTCTTGTTCAAGAGAAGTTTTACAATCTCTTGATGACCTCTTTCTAACGCTTTCGTAAGAGCCGTGATCCCTTCCCCATCACGAGCGTCAGGATCGGCACCTCGTTCAAGCAATAACTTGACTAATTCGGTTCGTCCTTCCCGAGCAGCAACCATCAGCGGAGTAGTTCCGTCGGCATCAGCCCCATTTACATCGATTCCTTTTTCCAGCATATTCTCGACGTCTTGAAGAGAGCCTTTGTTACAGTAAACGAGGAGGTCGTCGACACTGATGGATCGAATCGAAGTGAAAGGTTCATCGACTTGAGTCTCGTCGACAATCTCGGAAACAATTTCGAGGGATTCTATAATTACTTGATTATCGACTTGCTGATTTATGACTTCACAATTTGTGCATTCGTCCGCATGAGCAGGAATCGTCTTGCCGCATATGGGGCATTTGAAAACGTGGTCGTGCTCCTCGAAAGCACGGTGCATATCGCTATCCGAAAGGGTCGTTCGCTCGTACAACTCCAATTGGGTTATAACATCCGCTTCACAAAGCCTTCTCAATATATACTGGAGTGCATCGGAGCTGAGTCCGTATTTCTGCTCCAGTTCTAAATCAGTCATTCCCGAGCGGATATCGTCTACAATGCTTCGGGCGCTGATCTTGAGTTTTTGCATTGAAAATCTCCGGACCGATTCTCTAAAAATCGGCATCAGGTCAAACTGCTCGTCGTAACCTCGTACTATTCCCCTCCAGGGGTGAGAACTGCGTTCAATGCTTTCGATAATTCTTCAGCATTATAGGGCTTTTCCAGAACCCCTTTAAAACCGTAGAATGCGAATTCCGCCATAACGGGATCGTTAGAATATCCGCTTGAAACAATTGCCTTCACCTGCGGATCGATTCTCAATAACCTGCGAATTGTCTCTTTTCCTCCCATGCCCCCCGGAATTGTGAGATCCATGATGACCGCGGCGAATGGTTGTCCAGACCTCAGGGCATTCTCAAATATAGCAATTGCCTCCGTGCCGTCCTTTGCCGGCACGACTTCGTATCCTGCCACCATTAGGATCTGGATGGCCAAATCTCGAATGAGTTCCTCATCATCCATGATGAGGATTTTGCCTTTTGTATTCTTGACGGATTTTTCGTCTTCACTGTTAGTTTCAGAGACTCTGCCGGATACCGGCAAATAGAGATCGAACGTCGTGCCTGCTCCCACCTCGGATTTCACATTGATATAGCCGTCATGCTTCTTTATCACCGAGTAACAAGTGGCCAGGCCCAGACCGCTTCCTCTCTTTTTTGTAGTGAAATAGGGATCGAAAATCTTATCGATATGCTCCTCGGGAATACCCGTGCCTTCATCCACAATGGAGATTTTCACGTACTTCCCGGATTTCAGCGGTAATCCCTGCCCATCGCTTACTACGGTGTTCATGGCACGAACCTGCATGGTTCCGCCATCAGGCATCGCCTGAACGGCATTTATCACTATGTTGTTCACTACCTGATTTATCTGCCCCTCATCCACTTCGACGGACCAAACGTCCAGAGGCAGATAAAACTCGCAATCGACATTCGACCCCCTCAGTGCAAAACCGACTGATTCCTGTAAAAGCTCGGGCACACACGTAGGTTTTTTGATTGGAGCGCCCCCCCGGGAAAACGTCAGGAGCTGTCGCGTCAAATCTTGCGCCCGGACCGAAGCTTTCGCTGCATAATCGAGTCGTTTGTGTGAAGTGTGGTCCGGATCGATGAGCTTCTGCGCAAGAGTGATGTTTCCCAGTATACCGGTTAATAAATTGTTGAAATCGTGAGCAATACCTCCTGCTAATATACCGAGAGAGTCTATTTTCTGAGCCTTTATGATTTCTTCTTCATTTCGTTTCTTCTCGGAGATATCCTTCTTCAACCACCAGAAACCGTAGAGTAGGCCATTATTGATGTTCCCGATCAGGGTATTCTCGAAATAATGGATTCCTCCCATGAGCATGGTTTCTCTTGTTTCAAAAGATCGAACCGGGAATCCTGCGGCTATCCACTTCTGGTACAGCGATTTACTCTTGCCGCGGGAAGGAAAGATCATATCGAGTCGAACGCCCTTGAGTTCTTTGAAATCACGGCGCTGGTACATATGGGCAAATTCGTTATTTCCATCTACCACGCGTGAATTAAGAATGGATTTCAGTAGAACGTCCGTCGAAAGACCGCACGAAAGCGGCGAAGGAGTCGCCAATTCGACTATCCCAAGTGGAAATACATTCACGAGTTTCTTGTACTTCTGTACAGTGAGGAGTTCTTTTTGCGCGGTTAAGTTTTCTATCTGCACGAGAACGAGTTCTTCGTCATCATTACGGACAGTAAGCAGATGAATACGCGCCCAAATTCGCGTACGGTGAATTTGAAGCACTTTTTCTCGGATCTCTTGTTTTCGTTCGTTGAATACTTTTTCAAGAAGTAACTGAGCCTGGCGTGCATCCAGAGGATTTGAAAAGAGTGAGGAGAAAGTCAAATTCTTCGTATGCAAACGACCGTTGGTGAGTTTCGCAAAGGCTGGATTAGCGAATTTGATTGCATGAGATCTGGAGATAAGCAGCGTTGGAACGGACAGAGCACTGAGCAACTTGATGAACGCGGATTTCTCATGCTTCCATGCCGAATCCATTTCCTCGCATGCAGGGCACGGGAAGATCATCTTCAGGTCAATAGTATCTGTCGGGCTGTCGTCTTGTATCAATTCGAATACTTCCCCAGAGGTTCCCTCAAATGTTTCTTTGTCCATCGCCCCCCCATTCAGGCGATTTGCCTCTCAACCACTTCCCCTTTGATTTATCAATTAATGTGACCTTTGGGGATAGCGGTAATCTACAGTATACTTTACATTCATTAGGCACAACGGTCAATAAAAAAGAAAGTGAAAATCATGCCGGCCGCACAGTACGAATTCGATTAGTCAGTTTGCGTAAGCTGAGTTGGTCTCACAATTCCCTGGCGAACGATCGTTTGGGCCGGAAGTTGCGTGTCTCATTTCTTTTCTCCTTCAGAGGTAGTGCTCCGCAAATAGCTGGTGAGGTCTCCTTTGTTTCCGGAGAGCCCGAGTTTTCTCCTGATCTTGGCTCGATAAAGAAATACCGTGTGCGGAGAAATATTTAATATACATGCTATTTCCTTGGAGCTGAGCCCCGAACCGATCATTTCGCAGACTCGCAGCTCTCGAAACGTCAGGAGATTTCCATTGTCAATGGCAACATCTCTGGACATAGCAAGCTTTAAGTTATCGATGTTGTGGCGGAGTAACAGTGTGAGTTCTCGCACCTGATCCGGAAGATTCTCTATTTCCAGCCGGTTGATCAGGGGGCTGAGCTTTGACGAAATATCCTGCACTATTTTTTCCCGGATCTTAGCCTTCTGTTCCTGAACACCCGCTATAAGCATACTGAGTGCTTCTTCCACCTTCTGCAGGTTGCTTTTACATTTCTTCACTTCCTCTTTGGATTCCTGATGTTTCCGGGTTGATTCGCGGAGCAATTCTTCCAGTGAATTCACGCGCTCCCGAAGCCGATCGTTCGCTGAAATCAGTTTGTCTTGTGCCGCCTTGAATTCCGATAGATTGGTAACCGTATGGAGTACTGCCTCCGGATTGCCCGAACGATCGCTAATAAGAGAACTCAGTAAGAGAGCCGGAAATGTTTCCCCGCTCTTTGTAACGTGCAAGACCTCTCCCTCAAAGCTGCCGAATTGCAGCACCTGGCGCGTCGCACTTACAAGAGTGAACATGTCCTTGGGAGAATGAAAAAACGATTGATGCTTGCCGAGAATTTCATGTTCCCTGTAACCGTGCATGCGGAGAAAGGCCGAATTTATGTAAAGCACTCGACTGTTCAGGTCCGTGACGTACATTCCTTCACAACTTTGTTGGAATGCGTCAGAGAAAAAAGAGAGTCCCGGATATCCATCCGACACCCGCGGCGATTGCACGACCATGGTGAATCCCGTTTCTCCCGAAGCCAACAGCATGGGAATCAGCGTTATCATCATGGGAACCAGGCCGGTGCCGGTCTTCAACTTGGCTTTGAGATGAAGTGGACCGCGTTCGGAAATCGGCAGATCATCAATTGATAAGGAAGCTCCATCTTCGGAGTAAACAAAATCGTCGAATTGTCCACCAGACACATAATCGGAGAATTGTCCCAAAATACGATGGAAACCATCATTTGCAGCTATCACGGTTCCATGACGGGAAAAAATCACGATAGCGCCATGTTCGAGCACAGTTTCCATGGATGTTCTCTTACTCATTTCCGTGTCCCGGACAGGAGATGAAGAAACATTGCGAGTAAGCTCATTTTCAATCTGTTCCTACCCTGAACCGGCTCTTCGTATGCAATGTTCCCACATTGCTATCAAGCAATTTGGATTGCCGGCTCCGCATACTCTAATTGTA
The sequence above is a segment of the Desulfomonile tiedjei DSM 6799 genome. Coding sequences within it:
- a CDS encoding hybrid sensor histidine kinase/response regulator; this translates as MDKETFEGTSGEVFELIQDDSPTDTIDLKMIFPCPACEEMDSAWKHEKSAFIKLLSALSVPTLLISRSHAIKFANPAFAKLTNGRLHTKNLTFSSLFSNPLDARQAQLLLEKVFNERKQEIREKVLQIHRTRIWARIHLLTVRNDDEELVLVQIENLTAQKELLTVQKYKKLVNVFPLGIVELATPSPLSCGLSTDVLLKSILNSRVVDGNNEFAHMYQRRDFKELKGVRLDMIFPSRGKSKSLYQKWIAAGFPVRSFETRETMLMGGIHYFENTLIGNINNGLLYGFWWLKKDISEKKRNEEEIIKAQKIDSLGILAGGIAHDFNNLLTGILGNITLAQKLIDPDHTSHKRLDYAAKASVRAQDLTRQLLTFSRGGAPIKKPTCVPELLQESVGFALRGSNVDCEFYLPLDVWSVEVDEGQINQVVNNIVINAVQAMPDGGTMQVRAMNTVVSDGQGLPLKSGKYVKISIVDEGTGIPEEHIDKIFDPYFTTKKRGSGLGLATCYSVIKKHDGYINVKSEVGAGTTFDLYLPVSGRVSETNSEDEKSVKNTKGKILIMDDEELIRDLAIQILMVAGYEVVPAKDGTEAIAIFENALRSGQPFAAVIMDLTIPGGMGGKETIRRLLRIDPQVKAIVSSGYSNDPVMAEFAFYGFKGVLEKPYNAEELSKALNAVLTPGGE
- a CDS encoding PAS domain S-box protein, with the translated sequence MSKRTSMETVLEHGAIVIFSRHGTVIAANDGFHRILGQFSDYVSGGQFDDFVYSEDGASLSIDDLPISERGPLHLKAKLKTGTGLVPMMITLIPMLLASGETGFTMVVQSPRVSDGYPGLSFFSDAFQQSCEGMYVTDLNSRVLYINSAFLRMHGYREHEILGKHQSFFHSPKDMFTLVSATRQVLQFGSFEGEVLHVTKSGETFPALLLSSLISDRSGNPEAVLHTVTNLSEFKAAQDKLISANDRLRERVNSLEELLRESTRKHQESKEEVKKCKSNLQKVEEALSMLIAGVQEQKAKIREKIVQDISSKLSPLINRLEIENLPDQVRELTLLLRHNIDNLKLAMSRDVAIDNGNLLTFRELRVCEMIGSGLSSKEIACILNISPHTVFLYRAKIRRKLGLSGNKGDLTSYLRSTTSEGEKK